The proteins below come from a single Cupriavidus sp. WKF15 genomic window:
- a CDS encoding DUF1330 domain-containing protein produces the protein MAKGYWVAAYRAIHDPDRLAAYGALVGPVVSAAGGRFLVRGGEVYAFEAGLKQRTVVVEFPSFEQALAAYQSEAYQAALAVLGDGAERDARVVAGVND, from the coding sequence ATGGCAAAAGGATATTGGGTGGCAGCGTATCGAGCGATTCATGACCCAGATAGGCTGGCAGCGTACGGTGCCCTCGTAGGACCTGTAGTGAGCGCAGCAGGCGGAAGATTTTTGGTGCGAGGCGGCGAGGTTTACGCGTTCGAAGCGGGTCTGAAGCAAAGGACCGTTGTGGTTGAATTTCCTAGCTTCGAGCAGGCTCTAGCTGCGTATCAGAGCGAGGCTTATCAGGCGGCATTGGCTGTACTGGGCGATGGCGCGGAAAGGGACGCGCGCGTCGTCGCAGGTGTAAACGACTGA
- a CDS encoding MFS transporter, with product MIPTNQHRRAAVEDALYRKVSLRVIPFLFVAYVVSFIDRINIGFAQLQMKGDLGFSDAVYGLGAGIFFIGYFLFEVPSNLLLHRIGARRTFVRIMACWGLVSAGMAFVVEPWQLYGMRFLLGLFEAGFFPGIVLYLTYWFPSSRRAAATSWMFVGIAVAGVVGGIVSGAIIDQTNGLHGLRGWQWMFILEGLPAVVLGIVAYWMIDDGPRTAVWLTPQERHTLLARLSEEKSQNTNGAAKSLRDVLRDARVYLLAAVYFSLVCGTMAISFWLPAVIKGAGAKTIFEVGYLSAIPYGVGTLGILLISRHSDAKQERRWHYLACTVGGGIALFVLAFWTHSLPAALALLAIAVTFSFSALPVFWTIPQRYLSGVGAAGGIAVISSLGQLGSFFSPTMIGWIKATTGSLNNGLIVLGALMILGGIGLFLALGNLETTGAKSPDLTAAAET from the coding sequence ATGATCCCCACAAATCAACACCGCCGCGCCGCGGTGGAGGACGCACTTTACCGGAAGGTCTCGCTACGCGTGATTCCCTTCCTCTTTGTTGCCTACGTAGTTTCCTTCATTGATCGTATCAATATTGGCTTTGCGCAGTTGCAGATGAAGGGCGATCTCGGGTTCAGCGATGCCGTTTACGGGCTGGGAGCGGGGATCTTCTTTATCGGCTATTTCCTCTTCGAAGTGCCCAGTAATCTCCTCCTGCACAGGATCGGTGCCCGCCGAACCTTCGTGCGGATCATGGCATGCTGGGGTCTGGTTTCCGCGGGAATGGCGTTCGTTGTGGAACCCTGGCAACTCTATGGGATGCGCTTCCTGTTGGGTCTGTTCGAGGCAGGCTTCTTCCCAGGGATCGTTCTGTATTTGACCTACTGGTTCCCGTCAAGCCGGCGAGCTGCCGCAACTTCCTGGATGTTCGTGGGCATTGCCGTCGCCGGCGTCGTGGGGGGAATCGTGTCTGGCGCGATCATCGACCAAACCAATGGACTTCATGGTCTCAGAGGCTGGCAATGGATGTTCATCCTGGAGGGACTTCCTGCGGTAGTACTTGGGATCGTGGCTTACTGGATGATCGATGACGGTCCGCGCACCGCAGTGTGGCTGACGCCCCAGGAGCGCCATACCCTGCTCGCCAGGCTCAGCGAAGAAAAAAGTCAAAACACCAACGGTGCAGCAAAGTCCCTGAGGGACGTGCTGAGGGATGCGCGTGTATATCTACTGGCTGCAGTCTATTTCTCGCTGGTTTGCGGAACGATGGCGATCAGCTTCTGGCTACCCGCCGTGATCAAGGGCGCCGGAGCCAAGACGATCTTCGAGGTCGGCTATCTCAGTGCGATTCCGTACGGAGTCGGGACATTGGGAATTCTTTTGATTTCCAGACATTCGGACGCAAAGCAGGAGCGACGCTGGCACTATCTCGCCTGTACGGTGGGCGGCGGCATTGCCTTGTTCGTCCTGGCCTTCTGGACGCATAGCCTGCCCGCTGCGCTGGCGTTGCTTGCCATTGCCGTGACGTTTTCCTTCTCGGCGCTCCCTGTTTTTTGGACAATTCCGCAACGCTACCTATCCGGCGTTGGCGCGGCAGGGGGAATCGCCGTCATTAGCAGCCTGGGTCAGTTGGGAAGCTTCTTCAGCCCCACCATGATTGGCTGGATCAAGGCTACGACGGGCAGTCTCAATAATGGCCTAATCGTCCTGGGCGCGCTGATGATCCTGGGTGGTATTGGCCTGTTTCTGGCCCTTGGCAATCTGGAGACGACTGGTGCGAAGTCGCCGGACTTGACTGCTGCTGCCGAGACTTGA
- a CDS encoding alpha/beta hydrolase, which translates to MNIENHVTAKTRYVESNGIRYAYRCFGSDKGTPLILLQHFRGGMDNWDPLVTDGLAQGRQVIVFNNAGVASTSGETPDTIDAMADHVAIFVKALELRKVDVLGLSIGGYVAQSFALRHADLIRRLVLVGTGPRNGEPPSDPRIREVAANAVPSLEDFLYLFFAPTESGQEAGKAFWERRHQRKDADVPSSVQTMQAQTAAIMEWRQPRGERYAELKRILHPTLVVNGQNDIMVPTINSFTLQQYIPNAQLILYPNAGHGSLFQYPQLFVEHMKLFLEAA; encoded by the coding sequence ATGAACATTGAAAATCACGTCACGGCGAAGACTCGATATGTAGAGAGTAACGGGATTCGCTACGCCTATCGGTGCTTCGGATCCGACAAGGGTACGCCCCTAATCTTGCTGCAACATTTCCGGGGCGGAATGGACAACTGGGACCCGTTGGTAACAGACGGCCTTGCGCAAGGAAGGCAGGTTATCGTCTTTAATAATGCAGGTGTCGCGAGTACGAGCGGTGAGACGCCGGACACGATTGACGCTATGGCCGATCACGTTGCCATCTTTGTCAAGGCTTTGGAATTGCGGAAGGTGGACGTCCTGGGACTTTCAATCGGCGGTTACGTGGCCCAAAGCTTTGCCCTGAGGCACGCGGATCTTATCAGACGCCTGGTATTGGTAGGAACGGGCCCTCGGAACGGTGAACCCCCTTCCGATCCTCGCATCAGGGAAGTCGCGGCGAATGCCGTACCCAGCCTGGAGGACTTCCTTTATCTGTTCTTTGCGCCAACAGAGTCTGGACAGGAAGCCGGAAAAGCCTTCTGGGAGCGTCGCCACCAACGCAAAGACGCGGACGTCCCCTCGTCGGTTCAGACCATGCAGGCGCAAACGGCAGCAATCATGGAATGGCGCCAGCCTCGTGGAGAACGGTATGCAGAATTGAAGAGAATCTTGCATCCGACGCTGGTTGTAAACGGCCAAAACGACATCATGGTGCCAACCATCAACTCGTTTACGCTTCAACAGTATATCCCCAACGCTCAACTCATTCTCTACCCGAACGCTGGTCATGGATCGTTGTTTCAGTATCCGCAACTTTTTGTCGAGCATATGAAGCTTTTCCTCGAAGCGGCCTAA
- a CDS encoding CoA transferase: MTAAEALAKKILFNYRNPLKECGVDLHQNLKSVLDLCSASIEDIGGTLTFSGADPIVNSRLPFGAMSAISLAAKAILVAKIWKERTGESQDIHVDVPKALRRFTPFWEKKWELVNGFPGKSDPYNPFFAMPVMHQTKDNKWIMPLNIYPSIRQRAIGLLGGGGDPASIARAIKKWNGEDLENAASDAGVVMALGRRIEEVVKLDAFLESVGLMPLIEIEKVADGDPIPFKPNAKTPLDGVRALGTSHVIAGPSIGRSLALHGADVLNIFRPSNVELDVFQYTSHVGVRTAKMELQEDGHRNGFYELVSGADIYFNNHRPGWRERFGISNSDLRERNPNIIDVDIFYAGEAGPWSNRPGFDVSAGLAWGLNNIEGTDDRPEHPPHVVICDYPAGWLAATGAMAALYRRSQEGGSYRVKVSLGRVALWLPEMGVFDRDFAKSMAGSKDGHIYPDPEQFTVSTPLGQYTGVTEMVEMSKTPGHYQHPLTPIGSWEPSWL; the protein is encoded by the coding sequence ATGACCGCCGCTGAGGCTCTGGCGAAGAAGATCCTTTTCAACTATCGGAACCCGCTAAAAGAATGTGGTGTGGATTTGCATCAGAATCTGAAGTCGGTTCTGGATCTTTGCAGCGCATCCATCGAGGATATCGGCGGGACGCTCACATTCTCTGGAGCGGACCCGATTGTAAATAGTCGTCTTCCGTTTGGTGCGATGTCTGCAATCAGCCTGGCGGCGAAAGCGATTCTGGTTGCAAAAATTTGGAAGGAGCGAACCGGGGAAAGCCAAGACATTCACGTTGATGTCCCGAAAGCTCTACGTCGATTCACTCCGTTCTGGGAAAAGAAATGGGAGCTTGTGAATGGTTTTCCAGGAAAATCAGATCCGTACAATCCATTCTTCGCAATGCCTGTTATGCATCAAACGAAGGACAATAAATGGATAATGCCATTGAATATTTATCCTTCGATCAGGCAAAGGGCGATCGGTCTATTGGGCGGCGGTGGAGATCCGGCCTCAATTGCTAGAGCGATCAAAAAATGGAATGGCGAAGATCTTGAGAATGCGGCCAGTGACGCAGGCGTTGTCATGGCACTCGGCCGCCGGATCGAAGAGGTCGTTAAGCTGGACGCATTTCTAGAATCAGTGGGCTTGATGCCGCTAATAGAAATTGAAAAGGTGGCAGATGGCGACCCTATCCCTTTCAAACCGAACGCGAAGACGCCGTTGGATGGCGTTCGAGCTTTGGGCACATCTCATGTGATCGCCGGGCCTTCAATTGGCAGGAGCCTCGCATTACACGGTGCCGACGTGTTGAATATTTTCCGTCCGTCAAATGTCGAGTTGGACGTATTTCAATATACCTCACATGTCGGAGTGCGGACTGCAAAAATGGAACTGCAGGAAGATGGCCATCGAAACGGGTTTTATGAGCTTGTTTCGGGAGCTGATATTTATTTCAACAACCATCGACCGGGTTGGCGTGAAAGGTTTGGGATATCGAATTCAGATTTAAGGGAACGCAATCCCAACATTATCGATGTCGATATCTTCTACGCAGGAGAGGCGGGCCCCTGGTCGAATCGACCGGGGTTTGATGTCTCGGCTGGCTTGGCGTGGGGCCTGAACAATATCGAAGGGACAGACGACAGGCCAGAGCACCCTCCCCACGTAGTGATATGTGACTATCCAGCCGGGTGGCTAGCTGCGACGGGTGCCATGGCTGCTCTGTATCGGCGATCCCAAGAAGGTGGTAGTTATCGCGTCAAGGTTTCCTTGGGTCGGGTTGCGCTGTGGCTTCCAGAAATGGGGGTGTTCGATCGCGATTTTGCGAAGTCAATGGCGGGATCAAAGGATGGCCATATTTATCCGGACCCGGAGCAATTTACTGTTAGCACTCCGTTGGGACAGTACACTGGAGTAACGGAAATGGTTGAGATGTCTAAAACGCCTGGCCATTACCAACATCCGCTGACTCCGATAGGGTCCTGGGAGCCAAGCTGGCTGTAA
- a CDS encoding TetR family transcriptional regulator, whose protein sequence is MPDLSAIGRQFRYSKAKRNYRVIEMRVTREKAAQNRDDVLNKASELLRARGPDGVGIADLMRSVGLTPGGFYGAFGSKAGLIAEASVRALEKNVEYWKQFNPASFAQEVPRRMAEYLDASFRDGPAHGCLVSALGPELSRQGEQTRHLVTEGVKQLLDVLEHRMPAKLLAQRRAQAIAAYAATVGALVLVRLVDDEALASEIRDAVANAMPSPQ, encoded by the coding sequence TTGCCGGACCTTTCCGCTATTGGGCGCCAGTTCCGATACTCGAAGGCAAAGAGAAATTATCGAGTGATTGAGATGAGGGTCACAAGGGAAAAAGCAGCGCAGAACCGGGATGACGTGCTGAACAAGGCATCAGAGTTGCTTCGGGCGCGGGGACCGGATGGCGTGGGCATTGCGGACTTGATGCGCAGCGTCGGGCTGACTCCCGGCGGATTTTACGGTGCATTCGGCTCCAAAGCTGGGCTGATCGCGGAGGCAAGTGTTCGCGCGCTGGAAAAAAACGTTGAGTACTGGAAGCAGTTCAATCCGGCGAGCTTTGCTCAGGAAGTGCCGCGGAGAATGGCTGAGTATCTCGATGCATCGTTCCGTGATGGCCCGGCACATGGTTGCCTTGTTTCCGCACTGGGCCCCGAACTGTCAAGACAAGGTGAGCAGACACGGCATCTTGTCACAGAGGGCGTCAAGCAATTGCTCGATGTGCTCGAACACCGCATGCCCGCGAAGCTGTTGGCGCAGCGACGTGCGCAAGCCATAGCCGCCTATGCAGCCACAGTAGGAGCGCTTGTTCTGGTGCGTCTCGTCGACGACGAGGCGTTAGCGAGTGAAATTCGAGACGCGGTCGCCAATGCAATGCCTTCCCCTCAATAG